A stretch of the Acyrthosiphon pisum isolate AL4f chromosome A2, pea_aphid_22Mar2018_4r6ur, whole genome shotgun sequence genome encodes the following:
- the LOC100159671 gene encoding E3 ubiquitin-protein ligase NEDD4 isoform X3 produces MESTLTNQDPLLRLRVVAGHSLAKKDIFGASDPYVRIELNTIVGNVAIDSVLTKTKKKTLNPVWNEEFVFRVRPHEHKLVLQVFDENRLTRDDFLGMVEVPLNNVPKEIIGRNICSLQYLLKPRSARSRVKGYLELYLAYVPEHEPGTSGRLSADGEWEMIENPEVLNITHTSSSYTPNVIEPQGVLPSGWEERQDANGRTYYVNHLARSTQWERPTIMDLPDANTIQNLALAATEFERRYHISVDTPETDKGDPNRKKVKAVQSDADDESDEGYEESDPLTNIDRRLSSISATADQNQSDQVDSNEQSSTTVVVQEDIPEGSDGLPKGWSMQVAPNGRTFFIDHNTRATTWVDPRTGRASSMPNQSQPPAADRVVSTSAYNDELEPLPEGWEERVHADGRIFFIDHNTRTTQWEDPRLNNPKIAGPALPYSRDYKRKYESLKTRLSKMAHGPPAKMEIKVRRSNILEDSFRIINSMHPDKLRAKLWVEFEQEVGLDYGGLAREWFFLLSKEMFNPYYGLFEYSAMDNYTLQINAMSGLCNEEHLHYFKFIGTVAGMAVYHGKLLDAFFIRPFYKMMLEKPIELKDMESVDSEYYNSLLWIKENDPSELDLTFSLDEDSLGHTSHRELKPDGANIHLTQENKDEYISLVIQWRFVSRIQDQMNAFLQGFGSIVPLSYIKIFDENEMELLMCGIQNIDVKDWKENTHYKGDYSPNNIVIQWFWRGVLSFNNEMRSRLLQFVTGTSRVPMNGFKELYGSNGPQLFTIERWGTKENYPRAHTCFNRLDLPPYESYHELRNKLIKAIEGSQGFAGVD; encoded by the exons ATGGAATCGACACTAACC aaTCAAGATCCACTACTGAGATTAAGAGTGGTCGCTGGTCATTCACTTGCAAAGAAAGATATATTTGGTGCAAG TGACCCTTATGTAAGAATTGAATTGAACACTATTGTTGGAAATGTTGCAATAGACTCAGttttaactaaaactaaaaagaag acCTTAAATCCAGTTTGGAATGAAGAGTTTGTGTTTCGG GTCCGTCCTCATGAACATAAATTAGTCCTGCAAGTATTTGATGAAAATCGTCTCACACGAGATGATTTTCTAGGTATGGTTGAAGTACCATTGAATAATGTTCCAAAAGAAATTATTGGCAGAAATATATGCAgtcttcaatatttattaaaacctaGAAG tgcaaGATCAAGAGTAAAGGGTTATCTTGAGTTATATTTGGCTTACGTTCCAGAACATGAACCCGGAACGTCTGGTCGCCTATCTGCAGATGGCGAATGGGAAATGATTGAAAATCCTGAAGTTCTAAACATTACTCACACATCTTCT tcttaTACACCAAATGTTATTGAGCCACAAGGGGTGTTACCTTCTGGTTGGGAAGAACGACAAGATGCTAATGGGAGAACTTATTACGTAAATCATTTGGCTAGATCTACTCAGTGGGAAAGACCAACAATAAT ggaTCTACCTGATGCCAATACAATTCAAAACTTGGCATTAGCAGCTACAGAATTTGAAAGAAGATATCATATCAGTGTAGATACTCCAGAAACTGATAAAGGTGATCCTAATCGGAAAAAGGTAAAA GCCGTTCAAAGCGATGCAGATGATGAGAGTGATGAAGGATATGAAGAGTCGGATCCACTTACTAACATTGATCGTCGGCTTTCCAGTATATCAGCGACTGCTGATCAAAATCAG AGTGATCAGGTCGATTCAAATGAACAAAGTAGTACCACTGTAGTTGTTCAAGAAGATATTCCCGAAGGATCTGATGGTCTACCAAAAGGATGGTCAATGCAAGTCGCCCCCAATGGTCgaactttttttattgatcataatACAAGAGCTACAACTTGGGTTGATCCTAGGACAGGTAGGGCAAGCTCTATGCCTAATCAAAGCCAACCACCAGCGGCTGATCGTGTTGTATCTACATCAGCTTACAATGATGAATTGGAACCTTTACCAGAAGGATGGGAAGAAAGAGTTCATGCAGAtggaagaatattttttattgatcata atACAAGAACAACTCAATGGGAAGATCCTAGATTAAATAATCCAAAAATTGCTGGTCct GCATTACCTTATTCTCGAGATTATAAAAGGAAGTATGAGTCTCTCAAAACAAGACTGAGTAAAATG GCTCATGGGCCACCTGCTAAAATGGAGATTAAAGTAAGGCGATCAAATATACTTGAAGACTCATTCCGAATTATTAATTCTATGCACCCAGACAAATTAAGAGCAAAATTATGGGTTGAATTTGAACAAGAAGTTGGTCTTGATTATGGAGGTCTAGCTAGAGAATGGTTTTTCTTGTTGTCTAAAGAAATGTTCAATCCATATTATGGCCTTTTTGAATACTCTGCTATggataattatacattacaaattAATGCTATGTCGGGATTATGTAATGAAGAACatcttcattattttaaatttatcgggACTGTAGCTGGTATGGCTGTTTATCATGGCAAACTATTagatg CATTCTTCATTCGgcctttttataaaatgatgttGGAAAAGCCCATTGAATTGAAAGATATGGAAAGCGTGGactcagaatattataattcactttTATGGATTAAAGAAAATGACCCTTCTGAATTAGATTTAACATTTTCACTTGATGAGGATAGTCTAGGGCATACATCTCATAGAGAATTGAAACCTGATGGTGCAAATATTCACCTAACACAAGAAAATAAAGATGAATATATAAG TTTAGTGATTCAATGGAGATTTGTATCCCGTATACAAGATCAAATGAATGCTTTCCTACAGGGTTTTGGTTCCATAGTACCTTTaagttatatcaaaatatttgatgaaaatgaaATGGAACTTTTAATGTGtggtattcaaaatattgatgTTAAAGACTGGAAAGAAAATACTCATTACAAAGGAGATTATTCACCCAACAATATTGTCATTCAATGGTTTTGGAGa GGcgttttatcatttaataacgAAATGAGATCAAGACTTTTGCAGTTTGTAACAGGTACGTCTAGAGTTCCAATGAATGGTTTCAAAGAGTTATATGGAAGTAATGGACCACAATTGTTTACAATTGAAAGATGGggaacaaaagaaaattatccCAGGGCACACACCTG ttttaatagatTGGATCTTCCACCATATGAAAGCTATCATGAACTgagaaacaaattaattaaagcAATTGAAGGCTCACAAGGTTTTGCTGGAGTGGATTAA
- the LOC100159671 gene encoding E3 ubiquitin-protein ligase NEDD4 isoform X2, with product MSNNTISSTTSNFLQVPSTDGDAPPSRRRFAGIIPIRRHSTGSRHTGTVLSPQPRRPTRKSTIIPPIGLTTNQDPLLRLRVVAGHSLAKKDIFGASDPYVRIELNTIVGNVAIDSVLTKTKKKTLNPVWNEEFVFRVRPHEHKLVLQVFDENRLTRDDFLGMVEVPLNNVPKEIIGRNICSLQYLLKPRSARSRVKGYLELYLAYVPEHEPGTSGRLSADGEWEMIENPEVLNITHTSSSYTPNVIEPQGVLPSGWEERQDANGRTYYVNHLARSTQWERPTIMDLPDANTIQNLALAATEFERRYHISVDTPETDKGDPNRKKAVQSDADDESDEGYEESDPLTNIDRRLSSISATADQNQSDQVDSNEQSSTTVVVQEDIPEGSDGLPKGWSMQVAPNGRTFFIDHNTRATTWVDPRTGRASSMPNQSQPPAADRVVSTSAYNDELEPLPEGWEERVHADGRIFFIDHNTRTTQWEDPRLNNPKIAGPALPYSRDYKRKYESLKTRLSKMAHGPPAKMEIKVRRSNILEDSFRIINSMHPDKLRAKLWVEFEQEVGLDYGGLAREWFFLLSKEMFNPYYGLFEYSAMDNYTLQINAMSGLCNEEHLHYFKFIGTVAGMAVYHGKLLDAFFIRPFYKMMLEKPIELKDMESVDSEYYNSLLWIKENDPSELDLTFSLDEDSLGHTSHRELKPDGANIHLTQENKDEYISLVIQWRFVSRIQDQMNAFLQGFGSIVPLSYIKIFDENEMELLMCGIQNIDVKDWKENTHYKGDYSPNNIVIQWFWRGVLSFNNEMRSRLLQFVTGTSRVPMNGFKELYGSNGPQLFTIERWGTKENYPRAHTCFNRLDLPPYESYHELRNKLIKAIEGSQGFAGVD from the exons atgagtaataatactatatcgaGTACAACTTCAAACTTTCTCCAAGTTCCCTCTACAGATGGAGACGCACCTCCATCAAGAAGGAGATTTGCCGGGATAATACCTATACGACGACATTCAACAGGAAGTAGACATACTGGTACAGTACTCTCTCCACAACCTAGAAGACCCACTAGAAAATCTACTATTATTCCACCTATTGGACTTACAACG aaTCAAGATCCACTACTGAGATTAAGAGTGGTCGCTGGTCATTCACTTGCAAAGAAAGATATATTTGGTGCAAG TGACCCTTATGTAAGAATTGAATTGAACACTATTGTTGGAAATGTTGCAATAGACTCAGttttaactaaaactaaaaagaag acCTTAAATCCAGTTTGGAATGAAGAGTTTGTGTTTCGG GTCCGTCCTCATGAACATAAATTAGTCCTGCAAGTATTTGATGAAAATCGTCTCACACGAGATGATTTTCTAGGTATGGTTGAAGTACCATTGAATAATGTTCCAAAAGAAATTATTGGCAGAAATATATGCAgtcttcaatatttattaaaacctaGAAG tgcaaGATCAAGAGTAAAGGGTTATCTTGAGTTATATTTGGCTTACGTTCCAGAACATGAACCCGGAACGTCTGGTCGCCTATCTGCAGATGGCGAATGGGAAATGATTGAAAATCCTGAAGTTCTAAACATTACTCACACATCTTCT tcttaTACACCAAATGTTATTGAGCCACAAGGGGTGTTACCTTCTGGTTGGGAAGAACGACAAGATGCTAATGGGAGAACTTATTACGTAAATCATTTGGCTAGATCTACTCAGTGGGAAAGACCAACAATAAT ggaTCTACCTGATGCCAATACAATTCAAAACTTGGCATTAGCAGCTACAGAATTTGAAAGAAGATATCATATCAGTGTAGATACTCCAGAAACTGATAAAGGTGATCCTAATCGGAAAAAG GCCGTTCAAAGCGATGCAGATGATGAGAGTGATGAAGGATATGAAGAGTCGGATCCACTTACTAACATTGATCGTCGGCTTTCCAGTATATCAGCGACTGCTGATCAAAATCAG AGTGATCAGGTCGATTCAAATGAACAAAGTAGTACCACTGTAGTTGTTCAAGAAGATATTCCCGAAGGATCTGATGGTCTACCAAAAGGATGGTCAATGCAAGTCGCCCCCAATGGTCgaactttttttattgatcataatACAAGAGCTACAACTTGGGTTGATCCTAGGACAGGTAGGGCAAGCTCTATGCCTAATCAAAGCCAACCACCAGCGGCTGATCGTGTTGTATCTACATCAGCTTACAATGATGAATTGGAACCTTTACCAGAAGGATGGGAAGAAAGAGTTCATGCAGAtggaagaatattttttattgatcata atACAAGAACAACTCAATGGGAAGATCCTAGATTAAATAATCCAAAAATTGCTGGTCct GCATTACCTTATTCTCGAGATTATAAAAGGAAGTATGAGTCTCTCAAAACAAGACTGAGTAAAATG GCTCATGGGCCACCTGCTAAAATGGAGATTAAAGTAAGGCGATCAAATATACTTGAAGACTCATTCCGAATTATTAATTCTATGCACCCAGACAAATTAAGAGCAAAATTATGGGTTGAATTTGAACAAGAAGTTGGTCTTGATTATGGAGGTCTAGCTAGAGAATGGTTTTTCTTGTTGTCTAAAGAAATGTTCAATCCATATTATGGCCTTTTTGAATACTCTGCTATggataattatacattacaaattAATGCTATGTCGGGATTATGTAATGAAGAACatcttcattattttaaatttatcgggACTGTAGCTGGTATGGCTGTTTATCATGGCAAACTATTagatg CATTCTTCATTCGgcctttttataaaatgatgttGGAAAAGCCCATTGAATTGAAAGATATGGAAAGCGTGGactcagaatattataattcactttTATGGATTAAAGAAAATGACCCTTCTGAATTAGATTTAACATTTTCACTTGATGAGGATAGTCTAGGGCATACATCTCATAGAGAATTGAAACCTGATGGTGCAAATATTCACCTAACACAAGAAAATAAAGATGAATATATAAG TTTAGTGATTCAATGGAGATTTGTATCCCGTATACAAGATCAAATGAATGCTTTCCTACAGGGTTTTGGTTCCATAGTACCTTTaagttatatcaaaatatttgatgaaaatgaaATGGAACTTTTAATGTGtggtattcaaaatattgatgTTAAAGACTGGAAAGAAAATACTCATTACAAAGGAGATTATTCACCCAACAATATTGTCATTCAATGGTTTTGGAGa GGcgttttatcatttaataacgAAATGAGATCAAGACTTTTGCAGTTTGTAACAGGTACGTCTAGAGTTCCAATGAATGGTTTCAAAGAGTTATATGGAAGTAATGGACCACAATTGTTTACAATTGAAAGATGGggaacaaaagaaaattatccCAGGGCACACACCTG ttttaatagatTGGATCTTCCACCATATGAAAGCTATCATGAACTgagaaacaaattaattaaagcAATTGAAGGCTCACAAGGTTTTGCTGGAGTGGATTAA
- the LOC100159671 gene encoding E3 ubiquitin-protein ligase NEDD4 isoform X1, translating to MSNNTISSTTSNFLQVPSTDGDAPPSRRRFAGIIPIRRHSTGSRHTGTVLSPQPRRPTRKSTIIPPIGLTTNQDPLLRLRVVAGHSLAKKDIFGASDPYVRIELNTIVGNVAIDSVLTKTKKKTLNPVWNEEFVFRVRPHEHKLVLQVFDENRLTRDDFLGMVEVPLNNVPKEIIGRNICSLQYLLKPRSARSRVKGYLELYLAYVPEHEPGTSGRLSADGEWEMIENPEVLNITHTSSSYTPNVIEPQGVLPSGWEERQDANGRTYYVNHLARSTQWERPTIMDLPDANTIQNLALAATEFERRYHISVDTPETDKGDPNRKKVKAVQSDADDESDEGYEESDPLTNIDRRLSSISATADQNQSDQVDSNEQSSTTVVVQEDIPEGSDGLPKGWSMQVAPNGRTFFIDHNTRATTWVDPRTGRASSMPNQSQPPAADRVVSTSAYNDELEPLPEGWEERVHADGRIFFIDHNTRTTQWEDPRLNNPKIAGPALPYSRDYKRKYESLKTRLSKMAHGPPAKMEIKVRRSNILEDSFRIINSMHPDKLRAKLWVEFEQEVGLDYGGLAREWFFLLSKEMFNPYYGLFEYSAMDNYTLQINAMSGLCNEEHLHYFKFIGTVAGMAVYHGKLLDAFFIRPFYKMMLEKPIELKDMESVDSEYYNSLLWIKENDPSELDLTFSLDEDSLGHTSHRELKPDGANIHLTQENKDEYISLVIQWRFVSRIQDQMNAFLQGFGSIVPLSYIKIFDENEMELLMCGIQNIDVKDWKENTHYKGDYSPNNIVIQWFWRGVLSFNNEMRSRLLQFVTGTSRVPMNGFKELYGSNGPQLFTIERWGTKENYPRAHTCFNRLDLPPYESYHELRNKLIKAIEGSQGFAGVD from the exons atgagtaataatactatatcgaGTACAACTTCAAACTTTCTCCAAGTTCCCTCTACAGATGGAGACGCACCTCCATCAAGAAGGAGATTTGCCGGGATAATACCTATACGACGACATTCAACAGGAAGTAGACATACTGGTACAGTACTCTCTCCACAACCTAGAAGACCCACTAGAAAATCTACTATTATTCCACCTATTGGACTTACAACG aaTCAAGATCCACTACTGAGATTAAGAGTGGTCGCTGGTCATTCACTTGCAAAGAAAGATATATTTGGTGCAAG TGACCCTTATGTAAGAATTGAATTGAACACTATTGTTGGAAATGTTGCAATAGACTCAGttttaactaaaactaaaaagaag acCTTAAATCCAGTTTGGAATGAAGAGTTTGTGTTTCGG GTCCGTCCTCATGAACATAAATTAGTCCTGCAAGTATTTGATGAAAATCGTCTCACACGAGATGATTTTCTAGGTATGGTTGAAGTACCATTGAATAATGTTCCAAAAGAAATTATTGGCAGAAATATATGCAgtcttcaatatttattaaaacctaGAAG tgcaaGATCAAGAGTAAAGGGTTATCTTGAGTTATATTTGGCTTACGTTCCAGAACATGAACCCGGAACGTCTGGTCGCCTATCTGCAGATGGCGAATGGGAAATGATTGAAAATCCTGAAGTTCTAAACATTACTCACACATCTTCT tcttaTACACCAAATGTTATTGAGCCACAAGGGGTGTTACCTTCTGGTTGGGAAGAACGACAAGATGCTAATGGGAGAACTTATTACGTAAATCATTTGGCTAGATCTACTCAGTGGGAAAGACCAACAATAAT ggaTCTACCTGATGCCAATACAATTCAAAACTTGGCATTAGCAGCTACAGAATTTGAAAGAAGATATCATATCAGTGTAGATACTCCAGAAACTGATAAAGGTGATCCTAATCGGAAAAAGGTAAAA GCCGTTCAAAGCGATGCAGATGATGAGAGTGATGAAGGATATGAAGAGTCGGATCCACTTACTAACATTGATCGTCGGCTTTCCAGTATATCAGCGACTGCTGATCAAAATCAG AGTGATCAGGTCGATTCAAATGAACAAAGTAGTACCACTGTAGTTGTTCAAGAAGATATTCCCGAAGGATCTGATGGTCTACCAAAAGGATGGTCAATGCAAGTCGCCCCCAATGGTCgaactttttttattgatcataatACAAGAGCTACAACTTGGGTTGATCCTAGGACAGGTAGGGCAAGCTCTATGCCTAATCAAAGCCAACCACCAGCGGCTGATCGTGTTGTATCTACATCAGCTTACAATGATGAATTGGAACCTTTACCAGAAGGATGGGAAGAAAGAGTTCATGCAGAtggaagaatattttttattgatcata atACAAGAACAACTCAATGGGAAGATCCTAGATTAAATAATCCAAAAATTGCTGGTCct GCATTACCTTATTCTCGAGATTATAAAAGGAAGTATGAGTCTCTCAAAACAAGACTGAGTAAAATG GCTCATGGGCCACCTGCTAAAATGGAGATTAAAGTAAGGCGATCAAATATACTTGAAGACTCATTCCGAATTATTAATTCTATGCACCCAGACAAATTAAGAGCAAAATTATGGGTTGAATTTGAACAAGAAGTTGGTCTTGATTATGGAGGTCTAGCTAGAGAATGGTTTTTCTTGTTGTCTAAAGAAATGTTCAATCCATATTATGGCCTTTTTGAATACTCTGCTATggataattatacattacaaattAATGCTATGTCGGGATTATGTAATGAAGAACatcttcattattttaaatttatcgggACTGTAGCTGGTATGGCTGTTTATCATGGCAAACTATTagatg CATTCTTCATTCGgcctttttataaaatgatgttGGAAAAGCCCATTGAATTGAAAGATATGGAAAGCGTGGactcagaatattataattcactttTATGGATTAAAGAAAATGACCCTTCTGAATTAGATTTAACATTTTCACTTGATGAGGATAGTCTAGGGCATACATCTCATAGAGAATTGAAACCTGATGGTGCAAATATTCACCTAACACAAGAAAATAAAGATGAATATATAAG TTTAGTGATTCAATGGAGATTTGTATCCCGTATACAAGATCAAATGAATGCTTTCCTACAGGGTTTTGGTTCCATAGTACCTTTaagttatatcaaaatatttgatgaaaatgaaATGGAACTTTTAATGTGtggtattcaaaatattgatgTTAAAGACTGGAAAGAAAATACTCATTACAAAGGAGATTATTCACCCAACAATATTGTCATTCAATGGTTTTGGAGa GGcgttttatcatttaataacgAAATGAGATCAAGACTTTTGCAGTTTGTAACAGGTACGTCTAGAGTTCCAATGAATGGTTTCAAAGAGTTATATGGAAGTAATGGACCACAATTGTTTACAATTGAAAGATGGggaacaaaagaaaattatccCAGGGCACACACCTG ttttaatagatTGGATCTTCCACCATATGAAAGCTATCATGAACTgagaaacaaattaattaaagcAATTGAAGGCTCACAAGGTTTTGCTGGAGTGGATTAA
- the LOC100168559 gene encoding cytosolic endo-beta-N-acetylglucosaminidase isoform X2 — protein sequence MEITEVLPIKSLEEALLWKPLSESLPVIHLKDRANYSINGRDYKCHERFLTSKRLHNQGLPKTLICHDMQGGYLNDRFVNGTKSSNEYTFYNWSVIDTFVYFSHHFITIPPIGWINAAHKHGVKVLGTLITEWTDGNTLWLQVFSNLEKRDNLVDKLVEICKYYKFDGYLFNVENELESENIENMIETVSLLRTKLKTAITHSEVIWYDSVSMETGKLIWQNQLNNHNKLAFQACDGIFLNYNWTEEDLAKSVANAGNRVIDVYVGVDVFGRNCIGGLDSYKSLEIIRKYDLSVAIFAPGWTYETLSDKNKFNVVEDTFWRKLYPFLYIHIPCTLPFTTYFCRGYGSKKIENFVLSSLDAWYDLSKLNYQPSVPLCLQDGNFPCNSYVDGEAVIGGGCLRLNGNNENTSYHRIFVCHFEIKSTLYFEITVKALKPYDSHKIFLGALDPYGMPYKMEFGIQGDNNMFFNNCDDYSCIIPDSKIYNLTLENGWLLHKLKCEMVGIIVEVAIETEEPLLIGHLFINDGSSS from the coding sequence ATGGAAATTACTGAAGTATTGCCAATAAAATCTTTAGAAGAAGCATTATTATGGAAGCCATTGTCTGAATCTCTTCCTGTTATACATTTGAAGGATCGTGCTAATTATTCTATTAATGGCAGAGATTATAAATGTCATGAACGTTTCTTAACATCAAAAAGGTTGCATAATCAAGGCCTTCCAAAAACACTCATATGTCATGACATGCAAGGGGGTTATTTAAATGATAGATTTGTAAATGGAACAAAATCTAGTAatgagtatacattttataattggtcTGTAATAgatacatttgtttattttagccATCATTTTATAACTATACCACCAATTGGTTGGATAAATGCAGCCCATAAACACGGTGTTAAAGTTCTTGGAACATTAATTACAGAATGGACTGATGGAAACACTTTATGGTTACaagtatttagtaatttagaaAAACGAGACAATTTAGTAGATAAGTTAGtggaaatatgtaaatattataaatttgacgGTTACCTTTTTAATGTTGAAAACGAATTAGAATCGGAAAACATTGAGAATATGATAGAAACAGTAAGCTTATTAAGAACTAAACTGAAGACTGCAATAACACATTCTGAAGTTATTTGGTATGATTCTGTAAGTATGGAAACCGGAAAACTTATTTGGCAAAATCAACTAAATAATCATAACAAATTAGCATTTCAAGCTTGTGATGGTATATTTCTTAACTATAATTGGACTGAAGAAGATCTTGCAAAATCTGTTGCTAATGCTGGAAATAGAGTTATTGATGTGTATGTTGGAGTAGATGTATTTGGTAGGAATTGCATTGGAGGCCTTGATTCTTACAAATCATtagaaataattagaaaatatgactTATCTGTTGCAATTTTTGCTCCTGGTTGGACCTATGAGACATTAAGTGATAAGAATAAATTCAATGTAGTGGAAGATACATTTTGGAGAAAACTTTACCCTTTTTTGTATATTCACATTCCTTGTACTTTACCATTTACTACATACTTTTGTCGAGGTTATGGAtcaaagaaaattgaaaactttgtTTTGTCTTCTTTGGATGCCTGGTATGATttatcaaaactaaattatcaacCATCTGTTCCATTATGTTTACAAGATGGTAACTTTCCTTGTAATTCTTATGTTGACGGTGAAGCAGTTATAGGCGGCGGTTGCCTAAGACTAAATGGTAACAATGAAAACACTTCTTATCATAGGATATTTGTTTgtcattttgaaattaaatcaacattatattttgaaataactgTTAAAGCATTAAAGCCCTATGACtcccacaaaatatttttgggtGCATTAGATCCATATGGAATGCCATATAAAATGGAGTTTGGCATTCAgggagataataatatgtttttcaataACTGCGATGACTACAGCTGTATTATTCCTGactctaaaatatataacttgacATTAGAAAATGGATGGTTATTGCATAAATTAAAGTGTGAAATGGTTGGGATAATTGTAGAAGTTGCTATTGAAACTGAAGAACCCTTACTTATTGGACATCTGTTTATAAATGACGGCAgtagttcataa
- the LOC100168559 gene encoding cytosolic endo-beta-N-acetylglucosaminidase isoform X1 — MAVFKYQKHDNNVLITPGKLWGGITRPFMTTLHKKIDEMEITEVLPIKSLEEALLWKPLSESLPVIHLKDRANYSINGRDYKCHERFLTSKRLHNQGLPKTLICHDMQGGYLNDRFVNGTKSSNEYTFYNWSVIDTFVYFSHHFITIPPIGWINAAHKHGVKVLGTLITEWTDGNTLWLQVFSNLEKRDNLVDKLVEICKYYKFDGYLFNVENELESENIENMIETVSLLRTKLKTAITHSEVIWYDSVSMETGKLIWQNQLNNHNKLAFQACDGIFLNYNWTEEDLAKSVANAGNRVIDVYVGVDVFGRNCIGGLDSYKSLEIIRKYDLSVAIFAPGWTYETLSDKNKFNVVEDTFWRKLYPFLYIHIPCTLPFTTYFCRGYGSKKIENFVLSSLDAWYDLSKLNYQPSVPLCLQDGNFPCNSYVDGEAVIGGGCLRLNGNNENTSYHRIFVCHFEIKSTLYFEITVKALKPYDSHKIFLGALDPYGMPYKMEFGIQGDNNMFFNNCDDYSCIIPDSKIYNLTLENGWLLHKLKCEMVGIIVEVAIETEEPLLIGHLFINDGSSS, encoded by the coding sequence AAATGGAAATTACTGAAGTATTGCCAATAAAATCTTTAGAAGAAGCATTATTATGGAAGCCATTGTCTGAATCTCTTCCTGTTATACATTTGAAGGATCGTGCTAATTATTCTATTAATGGCAGAGATTATAAATGTCATGAACGTTTCTTAACATCAAAAAGGTTGCATAATCAAGGCCTTCCAAAAACACTCATATGTCATGACATGCAAGGGGGTTATTTAAATGATAGATTTGTAAATGGAACAAAATCTAGTAatgagtatacattttataattggtcTGTAATAgatacatttgtttattttagccATCATTTTATAACTATACCACCAATTGGTTGGATAAATGCAGCCCATAAACACGGTGTTAAAGTTCTTGGAACATTAATTACAGAATGGACTGATGGAAACACTTTATGGTTACaagtatttagtaatttagaaAAACGAGACAATTTAGTAGATAAGTTAGtggaaatatgtaaatattataaatttgacgGTTACCTTTTTAATGTTGAAAACGAATTAGAATCGGAAAACATTGAGAATATGATAGAAACAGTAAGCTTATTAAGAACTAAACTGAAGACTGCAATAACACATTCTGAAGTTATTTGGTATGATTCTGTAAGTATGGAAACCGGAAAACTTATTTGGCAAAATCAACTAAATAATCATAACAAATTAGCATTTCAAGCTTGTGATGGTATATTTCTTAACTATAATTGGACTGAAGAAGATCTTGCAAAATCTGTTGCTAATGCTGGAAATAGAGTTATTGATGTGTATGTTGGAGTAGATGTATTTGGTAGGAATTGCATTGGAGGCCTTGATTCTTACAAATCATtagaaataattagaaaatatgactTATCTGTTGCAATTTTTGCTCCTGGTTGGACCTATGAGACATTAAGTGATAAGAATAAATTCAATGTAGTGGAAGATACATTTTGGAGAAAACTTTACCCTTTTTTGTATATTCACATTCCTTGTACTTTACCATTTACTACATACTTTTGTCGAGGTTATGGAtcaaagaaaattgaaaactttgtTTTGTCTTCTTTGGATGCCTGGTATGATttatcaaaactaaattatcaacCATCTGTTCCATTATGTTTACAAGATGGTAACTTTCCTTGTAATTCTTATGTTGACGGTGAAGCAGTTATAGGCGGCGGTTGCCTAAGACTAAATGGTAACAATGAAAACACTTCTTATCATAGGATATTTGTTTgtcattttgaaattaaatcaacattatattttgaaataactgTTAAAGCATTAAAGCCCTATGACtcccacaaaatatttttgggtGCATTAGATCCATATGGAATGCCATATAAAATGGAGTTTGGCATTCAgggagataataatatgtttttcaataACTGCGATGACTACAGCTGTATTATTCCTGactctaaaatatataacttgacATTAGAAAATGGATGGTTATTGCATAAATTAAAGTGTGAAATGGTTGGGATAATTGTAGAAGTTGCTATTGAAACTGAAGAACCCTTACTTATTGGACATCTGTTTATAAATGACGGCAgtagttcataa